Proteins encoded together in one Prunus dulcis chromosome 3, ALMONDv2, whole genome shotgun sequence window:
- the LOC117623562 gene encoding coatomer subunit beta'-2-like yields MPLSLTIEKEFAQNSERVKSVDQHPTEPWILVSLYSGTLCIWNYQSQTMEKSFKVTESPVRSAKFVARENWVVTAADDKYIRIYNYDTMKKIKEYEAHTDFIRSVAVHPTLPYLLSCSDDKVIKLWDWEKDWSCTQIFEGHSHYVMQVAFNPKDTNTFASASLDGTIKIWNIGSPTAEFTLDGHSKGVNCIDYFSRRDKPYLLSGSDDFTAKVWDIETKSCVQTLEGHEHNVTAVCVHAELPIIITVSEDGNIHIWNATTFWLENKLNYGLERVWAIGQLKGSNKVAFGFDKGTIMVKMNGSHTWDSVDLQA; encoded by the exons ATG CCTCTTTCACTAACTATCGAG AAAGAATTTGCTCAAAACTCAGAAAGGGTTAAATCTGTGGATCAACATCCAACTGAGCCATG GATTCTAGTAAGTTTGTATTCAGGAACTCTTTGTATCTGGAACTACCAGTCACAG ACCATGGAGAAGTCCTTCAAGGTCACTGAGTCACCAG TGAGGTCAGCCAAATTTGTAGCACGTGAAAACTGGGTTGTAACTGCGGCTGATGACAAGTACATTCGCATATACAACTATGACACGATGAAAAAGATCAAAGAATATGAAGCACACACAGACTTTATCAGGAGTGTTGCTGTCCATCCCACTCTACCATATCTGTTGTCATGTTCTGATGACAAGGTTATAAAGCTTTGGGATTGGGAGAAGGATTGGTCATGTACTCAGATCTTCGAGGGGCATTCACACTATGTGATGCAAGTGGCATTTAATCCGAAAGACACCAATACTTTTGCTAGTGCATCGCTTGATGGCACCATTAAG ATATGGAACATTGGTTCTCCTACAGCAGAGTTTACCTTAGATGGCCACTCAAAAGGAGTTAATTGTATTGATTACTTCAGTCGCAGGGATAAACCATATCTATTGAGTGGCTCAGATGACTTTACTGCTAAG GTATGGGACATTGAAACCAAAAGTTGTGTGCAAACTCTAGAAGGTCATGAGCACAATGTAACAGCTGTATGTGTTCATGCTGAGCTTCCCATAATAATTACAGTTTCTGAGGATGGGAACATTCACATATGGAATGCAACCACTTTTTG GCTAGAGAACAAATTGAACTATGGTCTTGAAAGAGTATGGGCCATTGGACAGTTGAAAGGATCAAACAa GGTTGCATTTGGTTTTGACAAAGGAACCATTATGGTTAAAATGAATGGCTCTCATACTTGGGATTCTGTTGACCTCCAAGCTTAG